The following is a genomic window from Moritella sp. F3.
ACTTCTGCATTCAACGTTTTGAACAAGCAACGTCTATTTGGCAAATGGGTCAGAGGATCATACAGAGCTTGGTACTCTAGCTTCTCATTCAGCTCTTTGAGTTTTCGTTCTTGCTGTCTTCTAACCAGTTCCACTT
Proteins encoded in this region:
- a CDS encoding GGDEF domain-containing protein; protein product: VELVRRQQERKLKELNEKLEYQALYDPLTHLPNRRCLFKTLNAEVEQLKGSLGKGTLAVVDIDFFKQVNDTYGHQMGDVVLKKVANVLS